A single genomic interval of Nocardioides palaemonis harbors:
- a CDS encoding glyoxalase superfamily protein, with protein MTESLAPILSVTDASAAVAWYQQLGFVKEWEHRFEPGLPLYVGIARGDLKMHLSEHAGDAHPGTLVYLYIEDLDAVADALGVTEIDDMPWGRDFEVADPYGNRLRVGTAGAATG; from the coding sequence GTGACCGAGTCTCTAGCCCCGATCTTGAGCGTGACCGATGCCAGTGCCGCCGTCGCGTGGTACCAGCAGCTCGGCTTTGTGAAGGAGTGGGAGCATCGATTCGAACCTGGGCTTCCGCTATACGTCGGCATCGCACGAGGTGATCTGAAGATGCATCTCTCGGAGCACGCCGGCGACGCGCACCCGGGCACGCTCGTCTACCTCTACATCGAAGACCTCGATGCTGTAGCCGACGCGCTTGGTGTCACCGAGATCGATGACATGCCCTGGGGTCGTGACTTCGAGGTTGCCGACCCCTACGGCAACCGCCTGAGAGTTGGTACCGCTGGTGCCGCCACTGGCTGA
- a CDS encoding ribbon-helix-helix protein, CopG family, whose amino-acid sequence MVSEEQIQQWADEAEAGYDVEEMKRRGRGRPGRGAEPMQVVAVRLTAEELAAVDAIAEREHISRSEAIRRALASSAA is encoded by the coding sequence ATGGTCAGCGAAGAGCAGATCCAGCAATGGGCGGACGAAGCCGAAGCTGGCTACGACGTCGAGGAGATGAAGCGCCGCGGACGCGGCCGGCCCGGACGTGGTGCCGAGCCGATGCAGGTCGTTGCAGTACGCCTCACAGCGGAGGAGCTCGCTGCGGTCGACGCGATCGCCGAGCGAGAGCACATCTCGAGATCCGAAGCAATCCGCAGGGCGCTGGCCAGCTCTGCGGCGTGA
- a CDS encoding IS3 family transposase (programmed frameshift), whose translation MSGSKSTRYPAELRERAVRMVAEIRAVHESEWAAMSKVAELLGVGTPETVRKWCRQAEVDAGRRPGMTTEESAELKRLKRENAELKRANAILKSASGFLRGRTRPATALIVRYVDEHVGVRDGDGLRWGVELICDQLTQLGAKIAPATYYEHRVRKPTVREQRDEELKPRIAAVHASNYGVYGARKVWLTLNRERPEDELPIARCTVERLMGDLGLAGAVRGKVKRTTISDPKGAKPLDLVDRNFAPLAPDRLWVADFTYVSTWSGWCYTAFVIDAYARRILGWSVATTMTSQLVVDAVEQAIWTRSREGKDLTGLIAHHDHGVQYMSVAYSERLDTAGIKPSTGAVGSSYDNALAESVIGLYKTELVKPRRPWKGLDDLEIATAEWADWFNHRRPFEYCDDLTPVEAEQAHYAHHQTPATAGVSN comes from the exons ATGTCAGGGAGCAAGTCAACGAGGTACCCGGCCGAGCTGCGTGAGCGCGCGGTCCGGATGGTCGCCGAGATCAGGGCCGTCCACGAGTCGGAGTGGGCGGCGATGAGCAAGGTCGCCGAGCTGCTCGGTGTCGGAACGCCAGAGACCGTCCGGAAGTGGTGCCGCCAGGCTGAGGTCGATGCCGGCCGGCGGCCGGGGATGACGACAGAGGAATCGGCGGAGCTGAAGCGGTTGAAGCGGGAGAATGCCGAGCTCAAGCGAGCCAACGCCATCCTCAAGTCCGCTTCGG GTTTTCTTCGCGGCCGAACTCGACCGGCCACAGCGCTGATCGTGCGCTACGTCGACGAGCACGTCGGTGTGCGCGACGGCGATGGTCTGCGCTGGGGTGTCGAGTTGATCTGCGACCAGCTCACCCAGCTGGGCGCCAAGATCGCCCCCGCGACCTACTACGAGCACCGTGTCCGCAAGCCCACCGTCCGCGAGCAGCGCGACGAGGAGCTGAAGCCCAGGATCGCCGCGGTCCACGCGTCGAACTACGGCGTCTACGGCGCACGGAAGGTGTGGCTCACCCTGAACCGCGAACGGCCCGAAGACGAGCTGCCGATCGCGCGCTGCACCGTGGAACGGTTGATGGGCGACCTCGGCCTGGCCGGTGCCGTGCGCGGGAAGGTCAAGCGGACCACGATCAGCGACCCGAAGGGCGCGAAGCCACTGGACCTGGTCGACCGGAACTTCGCGCCGCTGGCACCCGACCGGCTCTGGGTTGCCGACTTCACCTATGTCTCAACGTGGTCGGGCTGGTGCTACACGGCGTTCGTCATCGACGCCTACGCCCGGCGGATCCTGGGCTGGTCGGTGGCCACGACGATGACCAGCCAGCTCGTCGTCGACGCGGTCGAGCAGGCGATCTGGACCCGCAGCCGCGAGGGCAAGGACCTGACCGGTCTGATCGCGCACCACGACCACGGAGTCCAGTACATGTCCGTGGCCTACTCCGAGCGGCTCGACACCGCCGGGATCAAGCCCTCGACCGGGGCAGTGGGCTCGTCCTACGACAACGCCCTGGCCGAGTCCGTGATCGGGCTCTACAAGACCGAACTGGTCAAACCGCGACGGCCGTGGAAGGGACTCGATGACCTCGAGATCGCCACCGCCGAATGGGCCGACTGGTTCAACCACCGTCGACCGTTCGAGTACTGCGACGACCTCACGCCGGTCGAGGCCGAGCAGGCTCACTACGCTCACCACCAGACCCCAGCAACAGCTGGAGTCTCAAACTAG
- a CDS encoding zinc-binding dehydrogenase yields the protein MGPYGGGQAELLRVPFGDHNALRLGEDAQDKENDYVMLSDIFPTGYHATEMAGVIPGDSVVIAGAGPVGLMAALSATIKGAAKVMVVDRHPDRLALAEQIGAIAIDDSKVDPVQAVLDETMGLGADRGCECVGYQAHDPQGNEDPAATLNMLINSVRFTGGIGTVGVFVPEDPGAKGELAKQGKAAIDFGTHWFKGQTMGNGQCPVKKYNRRLRDLIAADKAKPSWIVSHEISLDQAADAYRNFDSRSEGWTKVVIKPGMSNGTKAN from the coding sequence ATGGGCCCGTACGGCGGCGGGCAGGCAGAACTGCTCCGGGTGCCCTTCGGCGACCACAACGCGCTGCGCCTGGGTGAAGACGCGCAGGACAAGGAGAACGACTACGTCATGCTCTCCGACATCTTCCCCACCGGTTACCACGCCACTGAGATGGCCGGCGTGATCCCGGGCGACAGCGTCGTGATCGCTGGAGCCGGTCCGGTGGGTCTGATGGCTGCGTTGTCCGCGACGATCAAGGGCGCCGCGAAGGTCATGGTGGTCGATCGCCACCCCGACCGGCTCGCGCTGGCCGAGCAGATCGGAGCGATCGCCATCGACGACTCCAAGGTCGACCCCGTGCAGGCTGTGCTGGACGAGACCATGGGGCTCGGAGCCGACCGTGGCTGCGAGTGCGTGGGCTACCAGGCCCACGACCCGCAGGGCAACGAAGACCCGGCTGCCACCTTGAACATGCTCATCAACTCGGTGCGTTTCACCGGCGGGATCGGCACCGTCGGCGTGTTCGTCCCCGAGGACCCGGGGGCCAAGGGCGAATTGGCCAAGCAGGGCAAGGCGGCCATCGACTTCGGCACCCACTGGTTCAAGGGACAGACCATGGGCAACGGTCAGTGCCCGGTCAAGAAGTACAACCGCCGGCTGCGAGACCTCATCGCGGCTGACAAGGCGAAGCCGTCCTGGATCGTCTCCCACGAGATCTCGCTGGACCAGGCCGCCGACGCCTACAGGAACTTCGACTCCAGGTCCGAGGGCTGGACCAAGGTCGTCATCAAGCCCGGCATGTCAAACGGAACGAAGGCAAACTGA